A window of Sulfurimonas gotlandica GD1 contains these coding sequences:
- a CDS encoding TorD/DmsD family molecular chaperone gives MNEEKMNKARALYYAMFSRCFVFTTDTKRYFELIEFIDILKENPLDKSSAEAFEKIRALVKSDSNITFMKEFDAIFHSPETQTLRTTASYYDEDIESGKKRIEMQNFLAKTKIRRDEKSYSDYEDHIGFIFSVMSELCELIANGEEQYKNTAHCIFEQILNDFVDKFSKELYEHESADIFKNVVVLLKSFIEFERLYLEVQTPVYEQSKVQSKPKGEELSEAEIERRERNRLLRQKGPKEAQDACSIDIAYDVEDDI, from the coding sequence ATGAATGAAGAAAAAATGAACAAAGCGAGAGCTTTATACTATGCAATGTTTTCAAGATGTTTTGTTTTTACAACGGACACTAAAAGATACTTTGAGCTGATTGAGTTTATAGATATTTTGAAAGAAAATCCATTAGACAAAAGCTCTGCCGAGGCTTTTGAGAAGATAAGAGCCCTTGTTAAGTCTGATTCTAACATCACTTTTATGAAAGAGTTTGATGCCATCTTTCACTCACCTGAGACTCAAACTCTCAGAACTACAGCTTCATACTATGATGAAGATATAGAGAGTGGAAAGAAAAGAATCGAGATGCAAAACTTTCTAGCTAAGACAAAAATCAGAAGAGATGAGAAATCTTACTCTGACTATGAAGACCATATAGGTTTTATCTTTTCTGTAATGAGCGAGCTGTGTGAACTGATCGCAAATGGAGAAGAGCAATATAAAAATACAGCACATTGTATTTTTGAGCAAATCTTAAATGATTTTGTAGACAAGTTCTCAAAAGAACTTTATGAACATGAAAGCGCAGATATCTTTAAAAATGTAGTTGTCTTACTTAAGTCATTTATCGAGTTCGAAAGACTCTACTTAGAAGTACAGACTCCAGTATATGAACAAAGTAAAGTTCAATCTAAACCAAAAGGCGAAGAACTCTCTGAAGCAGAAATTGAAAGAAGAGAGAGAAACAGACTACTGAGACAAAAAGGACCAAAGGAAGCACAAGATGCTTGTTCTATTGACATAGCCTATGATGTAGAGGATGACATTTAG
- the fdh3B gene encoding formate dehydrogenase FDH3 subunit beta, whose translation MSENARLKFYCDEHRCISCDGCSVACAEAHELPANINRRKVITMNEGIQGLEYSLSIACMHCTDAPCEQVCPTDCFYIREDGIVLHDKEKCIGCAYCLYACPFGAPQFPLDGAFGVKGVMDKCTMCAGGPEETNSHKERELYGQNRIAEGKVPVCAAMCSTKALLVGDSQEISSIYRERVLSVGHGVKTQPYGWSTAYGSKI comes from the coding sequence ATGAGTGAAAATGCAAGATTAAAATTTTATTGTGATGAGCATAGATGTATTTCATGTGATGGTTGTTCGGTAGCTTGTGCGGAGGCGCATGAGTTACCGGCTAACATCAACAGAAGAAAAGTAATTACTATGAATGAAGGCATTCAAGGTTTAGAATACTCTCTATCTATTGCTTGTATGCACTGTACAGATGCTCCTTGTGAGCAAGTTTGTCCTACTGATTGTTTCTATATCAGAGAGGACGGTATCGTTTTACACGACAAAGAAAAATGTATTGGTTGTGCTTATTGTCTGTACGCTTGTCCTTTTGGTGCTCCTCAGTTTCCACTAGATGGTGCTTTTGGAGTAAAAGGTGTTATGGATAAATGTACCATGTGTGCTGGTGGACCAGAAGAGACTAACTCACATAAAGAAAGAGAACTATACGGGCAAAATAGAATCGCAGAAGGTAAAGTACCAGTGTGTGCTGCTATGTGTTCTACTAAAGCATTACTTGTTGGTGATTCACAAGAAATTTCTTCTATATATAGAGAAAGAGTATTGTCAGTTGGCCATGGTGTTAAAACACAACCTTATGGATGGTCAACAGCATATGGTTCTAAAATATAG
- a CDS encoding formate dehydrogenase subunit alpha, with protein sequence MLVDTYETLKAQIGRRSFMKMAAVATAASVTSAFANDGVTRAATQEEVKNPFPGSVNVKTICTACSVGCGIIAEVQNGVWVRQEVAQDHPISLGGHCCKGADMIDMVRSEVRLKHPMVKEGGKWKRLSWDDALDRIATKLKASHETAGPDSAMFLGSAKMSTEQAYYFRKFAAMYGTNNIDHQARIUHSATVAGVANTWGYGAMTNSLGDIQNAKAIIIFGANPAVNHPVGFQHFLKAKEQNNAKIIVVDPVFTKTAAKADHYCRIRPGTDIPFMYGMLHLIFKNNWHDEKFIKDRVYGMEDIMEEAKKWHPKKVEDVTGVSADQLIQITTLYARSNPGTLIWAMGLTQHSVGSSNTRLAPILQLALGNMGVEGGGTNILRGHDNVQGATDMCCLSHTLPGYYGLSSGSWKYFAKSWGVDYEWLAKKRFKNEEWMGKKGFTLSRWWAGVLDGKDGNDKIHNAGTNLKNLFVMGNGITSIAQQAKVKEGLDNLDMIVLCDPFVNEAAILTDKQDDVFILPAATQFETSGSVTATNRSVQWRSKVVEPMYESKTDHDIMFELAKRLGFYDEYTAGMKIKENKKDFTWPEDATDEIARIIKTIGLTGWTAKRIKKHTENWHMFDQISGRGYGEMKGEYYGLPWPVWTETHGGSPLLYNINRSVAEGGMGFRNRFGLEHEGHDLLSGKGSAPKDSANKDGYPEITAENIEKVLGITLSADEKSRIGKNWKVDTSNIIAEKCMQRGIAPYGNAKARAKVWTFPDQIPMHREPLHSPRQDLVEKYPSYEDKKDHYRVDTKYISKQNEQDWSKDFPINLVTGRLVNMNGAGMENRASKYLAALTPEMFCSINPNLAGKYGIRDGSMMWIHSPEGTKIKVKAKYSYSVSEDRIFMPFHFAGHFQGEDLSHKYPKGTKPYAVGESANTVTNYGYDIITQIPETKGGLCRIEYA encoded by the coding sequence ATGTTAGTTGACACATATGAAACACTCAAAGCTCAAATCGGTAGAAGGTCATTTATGAAAATGGCTGCTGTCGCTACGGCTGCTAGTGTAACTAGTGCATTTGCTAATGATGGTGTAACAAGAGCTGCTACACAAGAGGAAGTTAAAAATCCTTTTCCTGGCTCAGTAAATGTTAAAACTATCTGTACTGCATGTTCGGTTGGATGCGGTATTATCGCAGAAGTACAAAACGGCGTTTGGGTAAGACAAGAAGTTGCACAAGACCACCCTATTTCATTAGGTGGACACTGTTGTAAAGGTGCTGATATGATTGATATGGTTAGGTCTGAAGTTAGACTTAAGCATCCAATGGTAAAAGAAGGCGGAAAATGGAAAAGATTAAGTTGGGACGATGCACTAGACAGAATCGCGACTAAACTAAAAGCTTCTCATGAAACAGCAGGACCTGACTCAGCAATGTTTTTAGGATCAGCAAAAATGAGCACTGAACAGGCATATTATTTTAGAAAATTTGCCGCAATGTATGGAACGAACAATATAGATCACCAAGCTAGAATTTGACATAGTGCAACAGTCGCCGGTGTGGCGAATACATGGGGTTATGGCGCTATGACCAATTCACTTGGAGATATCCAAAATGCTAAAGCAATTATAATTTTTGGAGCGAATCCTGCGGTTAATCACCCAGTTGGATTTCAACATTTTCTAAAAGCTAAGGAACAAAACAATGCAAAAATAATTGTTGTCGATCCAGTTTTTACTAAAACAGCTGCAAAAGCTGACCATTACTGTCGAATAAGACCGGGTACAGATATACCATTTATGTATGGAATGCTGCATCTAATCTTCAAAAACAACTGGCATGATGAGAAATTCATCAAAGACAGAGTTTACGGTATGGAAGATATTATGGAAGAAGCTAAAAAGTGGCATCCTAAAAAAGTTGAGGATGTAACAGGTGTAAGTGCTGATCAACTTATTCAAATTACAACACTATATGCTAGATCTAATCCTGGTACTTTAATCTGGGCTATGGGTTTAACTCAGCACTCAGTGGGTAGTTCTAATACTAGACTTGCTCCTATCTTACAACTGGCTCTTGGAAACATGGGTGTTGAAGGTGGTGGAACTAATATTCTTAGAGGTCACGATAATGTTCAAGGTGCTACAGACATGTGTTGTTTATCACATACACTGCCTGGTTACTATGGATTAAGTAGTGGTTCATGGAAATACTTCGCAAAATCTTGGGGTGTTGACTATGAATGGTTAGCTAAAAAAAGATTTAAGAATGAAGAATGGATGGGCAAAAAAGGATTTACACTTTCTCGTTGGTGGGCTGGTGTACTAGATGGTAAAGACGGTAATGATAAGATTCATAACGCAGGTACTAATCTAAAAAATCTTTTTGTAATGGGTAATGGTATTACTTCAATTGCTCAACAAGCTAAGGTAAAAGAAGGTCTGGACAACCTAGATATGATTGTTCTTTGTGATCCTTTTGTTAATGAAGCAGCAATTTTAACTGATAAGCAAGATGATGTATTTATTTTACCGGCTGCTACTCAGTTTGAGACTTCTGGATCTGTAACTGCAACTAATAGATCAGTTCAGTGGAGATCAAAAGTAGTTGAACCGATGTATGAGTCAAAAACTGACCACGACATTATGTTCGAACTGGCAAAAAGACTCGGTTTTTACGATGAGTATACTGCCGGAATGAAAATTAAAGAGAATAAAAAAGATTTTACATGGCCTGAAGATGCTACTGATGAAATTGCAAGAATCATTAAAACTATTGGTTTAACTGGTTGGACTGCAAAAAGAATCAAAAAGCATACTGAGAATTGGCATATGTTTGATCAAATCTCTGGACGTGGATACGGTGAGATGAAAGGTGAATATTATGGTTTACCTTGGCCAGTATGGACAGAGACACACGGTGGAAGTCCGTTACTATACAACATCAACAGAAGTGTTGCTGAGGGCGGTATGGGATTTAGAAACAGATTTGGGCTAGAGCATGAAGGGCATGATTTATTATCAGGCAAAGGTTCTGCACCTAAAGATTCTGCTAATAAAGACGGTTACCCAGAGATTACTGCAGAAAATATTGAAAAAGTTCTTGGCATTACGCTAAGTGCTGATGAGAAGAGCAGAATCGGTAAAAACTGGAAAGTTGATACTTCTAATATTATTGCTGAGAAATGTATGCAACGCGGTATAGCTCCTTATGGAAATGCTAAAGCGAGAGCTAAAGTTTGGACATTCCCTGACCAGATTCCAATGCACAGAGAGCCTTTACACTCTCCAAGACAAGACTTGGTAGAAAAATATCCTTCTTATGAGGATAAAAAAGACCATTATAGAGTTGATACTAAATATATTTCTAAACAGAATGAACAAGATTGGTCGAAAGATTTCCCTATCAACCTTGTAACAGGAAGACTTGTAAATATGAATGGTGCAGGTATGGAAAATAGAGCTTCTAAATATTTAGCAGCGCTTACTCCTGAGATGTTCTGTAGTATTAACCCTAATTTAGCAGGTAAGTATGGAATCAGAGATGGTTCTATGATGTGGATTCATTCACCTGAAGGTACTAAAATTAAAGTTAAAGCAAAATATTCTTATTCAGTATCTGAAGACAGAATTTTTATGCCTTTTCACTTTGCCGGTCATTTCCAAGGTGAAGATTTATCTCATAAGTATCCAAAAGGAACTAAACCTTACGCTGTAGGAGAGAGTGCTAATACTGTTACAAACTACGGTTATGACATTATCACTCAGATTCCTGAGACTAAAGGCGGATTATGCCGCATAGAATACGCGTAA
- a CDS encoding ABC transporter substrate-binding protein, protein MIRYIVVVLIAFVLIFLNIENDELDGKSLKLGLSIPRSGIMHALGDSVYSGADSYFLYANQNKLLGDVKIELIVYDDKYEPDMTVENIKKLIDKNIFAFFGFVGTPTVKKILPNLRAGEIPLVAPFTGASFLRNNDGVDIVNFRSSYKEEIDYTVEYLRTKRDLSKFAVFYQNDDYGEEGFVSLLHSLNERGLKLCGEGTYKRNTLSIRHAFHEIKSSKPEAVFMIGAYKANALFIKTAKKDPIFKDTLFCNISFGDADEMIRELDYNTENLFFSQVVPSYDDSSKPVILEYKKLMKKYFPDEPLGFVSLEAFLAAKSVVVALKNIGGAITREKFLQEIKKLPKNILDGVDIDYKNDQLHNKVYLFKYKNSKFIEVYNEN, encoded by the coding sequence GTGATTAGATATATAGTAGTTGTACTAATTGCTTTTGTTCTGATTTTCCTAAATATTGAAAATGATGAGCTTGATGGAAAATCCTTAAAACTCGGTCTTTCAATACCTAGAAGTGGAATTATGCATGCTCTGGGTGATTCTGTTTACAGTGGAGCCGATTCTTATTTTTTATATGCTAATCAAAATAAATTACTAGGCGATGTGAAAATTGAACTCATTGTTTATGATGATAAATATGAGCCTGATATGACTGTTGAGAATATTAAAAAGCTTATTGATAAAAATATTTTTGCTTTTTTTGGTTTTGTAGGTACTCCAACAGTAAAAAAAATATTACCTAATCTCAGAGCTGGAGAAATACCTTTAGTAGCTCCATTTACAGGAGCTTCTTTTTTAAGAAACAATGACGGTGTGGATATTGTCAATTTTAGGAGTTCTTATAAAGAAGAGATTGACTACACAGTTGAGTATTTACGAACTAAAAGAGATCTTTCGAAATTTGCTGTTTTTTATCAAAATGATGATTATGGAGAAGAGGGCTTTGTCTCACTTCTTCACTCACTAAACGAGAGAGGATTGAAGCTTTGCGGAGAAGGAACATATAAAAGGAACACTCTCTCCATTAGACATGCCTTTCATGAGATAAAGTCTTCAAAACCAGAAGCAGTTTTTATGATTGGAGCGTATAAAGCAAATGCTCTGTTTATTAAAACAGCAAAGAAAGATCCTATTTTTAAAGATACACTTTTTTGTAATATCTCTTTTGGAGATGCAGATGAGATGATAAGAGAGTTAGATTACAATACTGAAAATTTATTTTTCTCCCAAGTTGTTCCAAGTTATGATGATAGTTCTAAACCTGTTATCTTAGAGTATAAAAAGCTTATGAAGAAGTACTTTCCGGATGAGCCTTTAGGTTTTGTTTCTTTAGAAGCATTTTTAGCAGCCAAATCAGTTGTTGTGGCATTGAAGAATATCGGCGGTGCCATTACAAGAGAAAAGTTCCTCCAAGAGATAAAAAAGCTTCCTAAGAATATTTTAGATGGTGTTGATATAGATTATAAAAATGATCAACTGCACAACAAAGTCTATCTGTTTAAATACAAAAACTCTAAGTTTATAGAAGTCTATAATGAAAATTAA
- a CDS encoding 4Fe-4S dicluster domain-containing protein, with amino-acid sequence MQEFVYFSDRGLDFPLPENILVTSELSTASNNNFIVSNSKNVHGEIIADEIDFYISNSQDPIAKKIKNVEKLYEINAIRFDMAQDIKYTQKVSQEVLLVSTQEQKEEFLKSMIPDEFNLLHVTPEVVKSISGHIGNLTVIVNDTFKDATLHVSQIVWYDQEEIATTQSGAFDPLESSLDDVLATLRNNISNYEYKKFVVYDQNICQYHGRNEKTCGKCAVVCPTVAIERDDDIKHLLFSQIDCHGCGGCISVCPSGALDYAPLNRESIYDISRIFSGHIPLVIPQKMNVKGLNVELKENVLPFAIEGEKFLHEATLLTIAQESGSQVIFYSDFLSKGTKDAIRILNDIYQKRHNLDAIIVAMDESELVDALNKVNFIEDSRHTINELNSRKREVFANRLKNIVGEEDLGEVKTGEHIHYAKVNVNEANCTLCLACVGACNVDALVANIDDNSLRINPSICTACGFCEVVCPEKDCLTIEEDVIKLNPTWFKEQVLATDTLFACVECGKEFATTKAIEKISSIMSPIFAHDPVKERTLYCCEDCKPKVMMTSYMENKNLYKSPGDM; translated from the coding sequence ATGCAAGAATTTGTCTACTTTAGCGATAGAGGACTTGATTTTCCACTCCCAGAAAATATACTTGTTACCTCTGAATTATCAACTGCTTCAAACAATAATTTCATAGTATCAAATTCTAAAAATGTACATGGTGAAATAATCGCAGATGAGATTGACTTCTATATAAGTAACTCACAAGACCCTATCGCTAAAAAAATCAAAAATGTAGAAAAATTATATGAAATAAATGCCATTAGATTTGATATGGCACAAGATATTAAATACACTCAAAAAGTTTCACAAGAAGTTTTACTTGTATCTACTCAAGAACAAAAAGAAGAGTTTTTAAAATCTATGATCCCTGATGAGTTCAATCTTTTACATGTAACACCTGAAGTAGTTAAATCTATCTCTGGACATATTGGTAATCTAACAGTAATTGTAAATGACACTTTTAAAGATGCAACTCTTCATGTTTCTCAAATCGTATGGTACGACCAAGAAGAGATAGCTACTACACAAAGTGGTGCTTTTGACCCCTTAGAGAGTTCACTAGATGATGTCCTTGCAACTCTACGAAACAATATAAGTAATTATGAGTACAAAAAGTTTGTTGTGTATGATCAAAACATTTGTCAATATCATGGAAGAAATGAAAAGACTTGTGGAAAATGTGCAGTTGTTTGTCCTACTGTTGCTATTGAGAGAGATGATGATATCAAGCATCTACTATTTTCACAAATAGACTGTCACGGCTGTGGCGGCTGTATCTCTGTGTGTCCATCAGGAGCACTAGACTACGCTCCGCTAAATAGAGAGAGCATCTACGATATCTCAAGAATATTCAGTGGGCATATTCCTTTAGTCATCCCTCAAAAGATGAATGTTAAAGGTTTAAATGTAGAGTTAAAAGAAAATGTTTTACCTTTTGCTATTGAAGGTGAGAAGTTCCTTCACGAAGCAACACTGCTAACTATCGCACAAGAGTCAGGCTCACAAGTAATCTTCTACTCTGACTTCCTTTCAAAAGGAACTAAAGATGCCATCAGAATCTTAAATGACATCTATCAAAAGAGACATAACCTAGATGCAATTATAGTCGCGATGGATGAGAGTGAACTAGTAGATGCTCTAAACAAAGTTAACTTCATAGAAGACTCAAGACACACTATCAACGAACTAAACTCAAGAAAAAGAGAAGTTTTCGCAAATAGACTTAAAAATATTGTAGGTGAAGAAGACTTAGGTGAAGTTAAAACAGGCGAGCACATTCACTATGCAAAAGTAAACGTCAATGAAGCTAACTGTACTCTTTGTCTAGCTTGTGTAGGTGCTTGTAACGTAGATGCTCTTGTGGCAAACATAGATGACAACTCTCTAAGAATAAATCCAAGCATCTGTACAGCATGTGGCTTTTGTGAAGTTGTATGTCCGGAGAAAGATTGTTTAACTATAGAAGAAGATGTAATCAAACTAAATCCTACTTGGTTTAAAGAACAAGTCTTAGCAACAGACACTCTGTTTGCATGTGTGGAGTGCGGAAAAGAGTTTGCAACTACAAAAGCAATAGAGAAAATCTCTTCCATTATGTCTCCTATCTTTGCTCACGATCCAGTAAAAGAGAGAACTCTTTACTGCTGTGAAGATTGTAAGCCTAAGGTTATGATGACAAGTTATATGGAAAATAAAAATCTATACAAATCACCAGGAGATATGTAA
- a CDS encoding formate dehydrogenase subunit gamma → MKSKYIIIALIALSSLAFGASESVVWSDNLVDNILGYDKKGSLHLGQYFTILQSTYFKPLFLGVLFGVPAVFLLHYMVIGPMIFSHDRKKIYVFTLFHRIVHAIAGVSFILLIPTGLIMMFASTFGGGEFVRVCKEIHAISTLLFIVSIVPMFFMWLRWMFLHFDDIKWLMIVGGYLNKDKKPVPAGRFNAGQKTWYWLATLGGFIMIGTGAAMYFQDFRLDMLDTYQISQIDFLRASAIVHNALGLAVVALFFVHIYMAVFAIKGAIHSMIDGHKEEEEVEILHSSYYRELKEKGEV, encoded by the coding sequence ATGAAAAGTAAATATATAATAATCGCTCTTATCGCACTCTCTTCACTAGCCTTTGGTGCTAGTGAAAGTGTAGTATGGAGCGACAACCTAGTTGATAATATCCTTGGTTACGATAAAAAAGGTTCATTACATTTAGGACAATATTTTACTATTTTACAAAGTACATATTTCAAACCACTATTTTTAGGTGTTTTATTTGGAGTACCCGCAGTGTTTCTTTTACACTACATGGTAATCGGTCCAATGATCTTCTCTCATGATAGAAAGAAGATCTATGTATTTACTTTGTTTCACAGAATAGTTCATGCCATTGCAGGTGTATCATTTATCTTACTTATTCCAACTGGTCTAATTATGATGTTTGCTAGCACTTTTGGCGGTGGAGAATTTGTAAGAGTATGTAAAGAGATTCATGCGATCTCGACACTTCTTTTTATAGTAAGTATTGTACCTATGTTTTTTATGTGGCTTAGATGGATGTTTCTCCACTTCGATGACATTAAATGGTTAATGATTGTAGGCGGTTATCTAAATAAAGATAAGAAACCAGTTCCTGCAGGCAGATTTAATGCCGGTCAAAAAACTTGGTATTGGTTAGCTACTCTTGGTGGGTTTATAATGATAGGAACTGGTGCGGCTATGTATTTTCAAGACTTTAGACTTGATATGCTAGACACATACCAGATCTCTCAAATTGACTTTTTAAGAGCAAGTGCTATTGTTCATAATGCCTTAGGATTAGCTGTTGTAGCTCTTTTCTTTGTTCATATTTACATGGCAGTATTTGCGATTAAAGGTGCTATCCACAGTATGATAGATGGTCACAAAGAAGAAGAAGAAGTAGAAATTCTTCATAGTTCTTATTATAGAGAGCTAAAAGAAAAAGGCGAAGTTTAA
- a CDS encoding sensor histidine kinase, giving the protein MKIKNILSYINKIPFTYKTFFLLFIIIGGMILIIGLSQVSIYTVKHDFDILFEKRTKPIIKLEAIKDAYVVNIHDTLYDVYHKNITLEQSYDVLDLGEQLIEKNWSRYLEITFSEEYKTSWVTKIIKEFFIIGSQDKNKILQNSIISNINDKNVKIKELVDEIILELSNENYERVSLLIDNVNFEINTISIYITNLTNYDLNMAISERRDTQKVFNTLSMILNISIVWVFLFSIILSIVIILHFKRLHFGLEDAVNEKTKELQALNESLEKRIQDEVGNSRKKDLIMFQQARLASLGEMISNIAHQWRQPLGSIMMIVQGFQTKMELGKLTPEVLEEKVNDAIILGESMSNTLEDFQNFFKPNRDKERFSLKDCIEHSFELSKYLLDEENIEFHLKIKQDIEVYGFYNELSHVFLNIISNSKDALRSKDQKRLMEVIVKKSKNKIRINMVDNGGGIDEEILPHIFEPYYTTKYKSAGTGIGLYMSQQIIEKHMQGTIDCKNIYYKIENQDFENCTLFTITIPVNEGKEQ; this is encoded by the coding sequence ATGAAAATTAAAAATATACTCTCTTATATAAACAAGATACCTTTTACATATAAGACATTTTTCTTACTTTTCATAATTATAGGCGGGATGATACTCATAATAGGCTTGTCCCAAGTATCTATATATACAGTAAAGCATGATTTTGATATTTTGTTTGAAAAGAGAACCAAACCTATCATTAAACTCGAAGCTATTAAAGATGCGTATGTAGTTAATATTCATGACACGCTATATGATGTTTATCATAAAAATATTACGCTTGAGCAGTCATATGATGTTCTTGATTTAGGTGAACAGCTTATTGAGAAAAACTGGAGTAGATATTTAGAAATAACTTTTTCAGAGGAGTATAAAACATCCTGGGTGACCAAGATAATCAAAGAGTTCTTTATTATAGGAAGTCAGGATAAGAACAAGATCTTGCAAAATAGTATTATCTCAAATATAAATGATAAAAATGTAAAGATAAAAGAGTTGGTCGATGAGATAATTTTAGAGCTTTCAAATGAAAACTATGAGAGAGTATCACTTCTTATAGACAATGTAAACTTTGAGATAAATACAATCTCTATCTATATAACAAACTTGACTAATTACGACTTGAATATGGCTATAAGTGAGAGAAGAGATACGCAAAAGGTCTTCAATACTCTCTCTATGATTTTAAATATTTCCATAGTATGGGTATTTTTGTTTTCAATCATACTCTCAATAGTAATCATTTTACATTTTAAAAGACTTCACTTTGGTCTAGAAGATGCTGTAAATGAAAAGACAAAAGAGCTTCAAGCTCTTAATGAGTCTTTAGAAAAAAGAATCCAAGATGAAGTAGGAAACTCACGAAAAAAAGATCTGATAATGTTTCAACAAGCCAGACTTGCCAGCTTAGGTGAGATGATTTCAAATATAGCTCATCAATGGAGACAGCCGCTAGGCTCTATTATGATGATAGTTCAAGGTTTTCAAACTAAGATGGAGTTAGGAAAACTTACTCCTGAGGTTCTTGAAGAGAAGGTAAACGATGCAATTATACTCGGAGAGAGTATGTCAAATACTCTTGAAGATTTTCAGAATTTTTTCAAGCCAAATAGAGATAAAGAAAGATTCTCTTTAAAAGATTGTATTGAACACTCATTTGAATTGTCAAAATATCTTTTAGATGAAGAGAATATAGAGTTTCATCTAAAGATTAAGCAAGATATTGAAGTATATGGTTTTTACAATGAACTCTCACATGTCTTCTTAAATATAATCTCAAATTCAAAAGATGCTCTGAGGTCAAAAGACCAGAAGAGACTCATGGAAGTAATAGTAAAAAAATCAAAAAATAAGATAAGAATAAACATGGTGGACAATGGCGGGGGGATAGATGAAGAAATCTTACCTCATATATTTGAACCATACTATACTACAAAGTATAAAAGTGCAGGAACAGGTATAGGTTTATATATGTCTCAACAAATTATTGAAAAACATATGCAAGGGACTATTGATTGTAAGAATATTTATTATAAAATAGAAAATCAAGATTTTGAAAATTGTACTCTTTTTACAATTACAATTCCGGTTAACGAAGGCAAAGAACAATGA
- a CDS encoding twin-arginine translocation signal domain-containing protein, whose product MQESRRNFFKRSALVVGAAAVSATALAANKDDAIEADSNGVVVGTSTKKEILYKKSQAWEDFYKQAL is encoded by the coding sequence ATGCAAGAGAGTAGAAGAAACTTCTTCAAAAGAAGTGCATTAGTTGTTGGAGCTGCTGCTGTCAGTGCCACGGCGTTAGCTGCTAATAAAGATGATGCTATAGAAGCTGATTCAAACGGAGTTGTTGTAGGGACATCTACTAAGAAAGAGATTCTTTACAAAAAAAGTCAAGCTTGGGAAGATTTTTACAAACAAGCTTTATAG